The following coding sequences lie in one Sorex araneus isolate mSorAra2 chromosome 4, mSorAra2.pri, whole genome shotgun sequence genomic window:
- the LOC101540840 gene encoding U2 small nuclear ribonucleoprotein B''-like, whose product MNDKIKKEELQRSLYALFSQFGHVVDIVALKTMKMRGQAFVIFKELGSSTSALRQLQGFPFYGKPMRIQYAKTDSDIISKMRGTFADKEKLKEKKKAKTVEQTAAIANKKAGLGTPNSANTQGNSAQNPQVPDYPPNCILFLNNLPEETNEMMLSMLFNQFPGFKEVHLVPG is encoded by the coding sequence atgaatgacaaaattaaaaaagaagaactaCAGAGATCCCTATATGCCCTGTTTTCTCAGTTTGGCCATGTGGTAGATATTGTGGCTCTAAAGACCATGAAGATGCGGGGACAAGCTTTTGTTATATTTAAGGAGCTTGGTTCATCCACTAGTGCCTTAAGGCAGTTACAAGGATTTCCGTTTTATGGTAAACCAATGCGAATCCAGTATGCAAAAACAGATTCTGATATAATATCCAAGATGCGTGGCACTTTTGCTgacaaagaaaagttaaaagaaaagaaaaaagccaaaacTGTGGAGCAGACTGCAGCAATTGCAAACAAGAAGGCTGGGCTGGGAACTCCAAATTCAGCTAACACCCAAGGAAATTCAGCACAAAATCCTCAGGTTCCTGATTACCCTCCAAACTGTATTTTATTCCTTAATAATTTACCAGAAGAGACTAATGAGATGATGTTATCCATGCTGTTTAATCAATTTCCTGGTTTTAAAGAAGTACATCTGGTACCTGGATGA